The following are encoded together in the Falsiruegeria litorea R37 genome:
- a CDS encoding TRAP transporter large permease: METILIISALLGLLLLRVPVAFAMGALGVVLLWLKGFSLIAVPQRLFGSMDSFELLAVPLFLLMSNVLLKGGVGRDLFASVQAWVGHWPGGLGVTTIKSCTLFSAISGSSVATAATIGTVAIPEMEKRGYDRPFIMGQLAAGGTLGILIPPSIPLIIYGVITETSIPTLFLAGIGPGLFLATLFVIYAVLYSRGKDSLKVDRLPMRARLRLTLYALPTVLLAVAIIGSIYAGIATPSESAGVGFVMAMLMTIVMGRMTFAKLREAVHDSLITTAMIFIIVAGAKVFSYAITLYLIPQSISSFLTENITSPTIFIFAVGLVLLIIGFFLEALSMMLIMVPVLYPALEVMGIDPIWFGIFFVVLIETALITPPVGLNLFVIQAVGKAKLEEVVQGAIPFALIMLSTAILLWFWQDLALYVPYRLF; this comes from the coding sequence ATGGAGACGATCCTGATCATCAGTGCCCTCTTGGGTCTTTTGCTTTTGCGGGTTCCCGTTGCGTTCGCGATGGGGGCGCTTGGTGTTGTGCTGCTGTGGCTCAAGGGATTTTCACTCATTGCTGTTCCCCAACGGCTCTTTGGCTCCATGGACAGTTTTGAACTCTTGGCCGTTCCCCTGTTCTTGCTGATGTCGAATGTCCTTTTGAAGGGCGGCGTTGGTCGAGACCTCTTTGCCAGTGTTCAGGCGTGGGTTGGACATTGGCCTGGCGGTCTGGGGGTTACTACCATCAAAAGCTGCACGTTGTTTTCCGCCATTTCCGGCTCGTCCGTGGCCACGGCTGCTACGATCGGAACCGTTGCGATCCCGGAAATGGAGAAACGCGGTTACGACCGACCGTTCATCATGGGGCAACTCGCGGCTGGCGGAACACTCGGTATCCTTATCCCTCCTTCGATCCCACTGATCATTTACGGAGTTATCACCGAAACTTCGATCCCGACTCTGTTTCTGGCCGGTATCGGTCCAGGACTGTTCCTTGCTACGCTCTTTGTCATCTATGCCGTCCTTTATTCACGCGGGAAGGACAGTTTGAAAGTTGATCGCCTGCCGATGCGCGCGCGGTTGCGGTTGACACTTTATGCCTTGCCAACGGTTCTGCTGGCAGTAGCGATCATTGGATCGATCTATGCCGGGATTGCGACGCCTTCGGAAAGCGCGGGCGTTGGTTTTGTGATGGCCATGTTGATGACCATAGTGATGGGTCGCATGACGTTCGCTAAGCTTCGAGAAGCGGTACATGATTCCCTTATTACGACGGCGATGATTTTTATCATTGTCGCAGGTGCAAAGGTGTTCTCATATGCGATCACGCTTTACCTTATCCCACAGTCTATCAGCAGTTTTCTTACCGAGAACATCACCAGCCCAACCATATTCATCTTTGCCGTTGGATTGGTGTTGCTGATTATTGGCTTCTTCCTCGAAGCGCTCTCGATGATGCTGATCATGGTACCTGTGTTGTATCCGGCCTTGGAGGTCATGGGCATAGACCCGATTTGGTTCGGTATCTTCTTTGTGGTGCTGATAGAAACGGCGCTGATCACCCCTCCGGTCGGGCTGAACCTATTTGTGATTCAAGCGGTTGGAAAAGCAAAGCTGGAAGAGGTCGTTCAAGGAGCTATCCCGTTTGCCTTGATCATGCTTTCAACCGCCATTTTGCTGTGGTTCTGGCAAGATTTGGCTCTCTACGTTCCCTACAGATTGTTCTAA
- a CDS encoding lysophospholipid acyltransferase family protein yields the protein MSLRKKIADSEAVLNWVARRIAGYARRVYRNTKWQRVGFEELDRLADAGEPVVVVLWHQRLVMSPFLYPLDKGRICTITSAARAGSMVGRVQHLLGMDTIAMSSHKRHVALSREVLAMTKQGVSIGIAADGPRGPERVLSTVPLIWARTTGKRVFCMTYSVKHGREASSWDRMLLPRVWGNEGVFLCKEWPHQVPRKATEEQTEELRLSLEVAMNDLTAEADRMVGRAPWEPRAK from the coding sequence GTGAGCCTGCGCAAGAAAATCGCAGACAGTGAGGCCGTATTGAACTGGGTGGCGCGGCGCATCGCGGGCTATGCTCGTCGGGTGTATCGCAACACCAAATGGCAACGGGTCGGGTTCGAAGAGCTCGACCGGCTGGCCGATGCGGGCGAACCGGTTGTCGTGGTCCTATGGCATCAACGCCTAGTGATGTCGCCGTTCCTTTATCCGCTGGACAAGGGACGCATTTGCACAATCACATCTGCGGCGCGAGCAGGCAGCATGGTGGGGCGTGTTCAACATCTGCTTGGGATGGATACGATTGCCATGTCCAGCCACAAACGCCACGTGGCCCTGTCGCGTGAGGTATTGGCGATGACCAAACAGGGCGTTTCGATCGGGATTGCAGCCGACGGCCCGCGTGGTCCGGAACGAGTACTGTCGACTGTGCCTTTGATCTGGGCCCGTACCACAGGAAAGCGGGTGTTTTGCATGACCTATTCGGTCAAGCATGGACGCGAGGCCAGCAGTTGGGACCGGATGCTTCTGCCACGTGTTTGGGGAAACGAAGGGGTGTTCCTTTGTAAAGAGTGGCCTCATCAAGTGCCACGAAAGGCAACGGAAGAACAAACTGAGGAACTGCGCCTGTCGTTGGAGGTCGCGATGAACGACCTGACGGCAGAAGCGGACCGAATGGTTGGCCGGGCGCCGTGGGAGCCACGGGCCAAGTAA
- a CDS encoding VOC family protein has protein sequence MRKLQVQGVHHITLTGADRQTSLDFWEGVLGMPFIFDQPNLDNPDEGHLYFDPGDGRLITIFTNETRRAVHDRTPTDPGCVHHLAFAVSQATFEQAVERLDERGISHSGVKDRGFMNSIYFTEPMGLLIELASYVFEPPMGCSHADVLIEAHRLRVARGDHNIGRIHLADAIEMLVERRQDSLSSDRGPKNPY, from the coding sequence ATGCGTAAGTTACAGGTTCAGGGGGTTCATCACATTACGTTGACAGGCGCGGACCGTCAGACATCGCTCGACTTCTGGGAGGGCGTGCTTGGCATGCCCTTCATTTTTGATCAACCCAATCTGGATAACCCGGACGAGGGGCATCTGTATTTCGATCCCGGCGACGGTCGGCTGATCACAATCTTTACCAATGAAACGCGCCGAGCGGTTCATGATCGCACGCCGACCGATCCGGGATGCGTCCATCATTTGGCCTTTGCCGTCAGCCAGGCGACATTTGAGCAGGCAGTGGAACGGCTGGACGAGCGCGGGATTTCTCATTCTGGGGTGAAAGACCGCGGCTTCATGAACTCGATCTACTTCACCGAGCCAATGGGATTGCTGATTGAACTGGCCAGTTATGTGTTTGAGCCGCCCATGGGCTGCAGTCACGCAGACGTTCTGATCGAAGCGCACCGACTGCGGGTGGCGCGTGGCGATCATAACATTGGGCGTATCCATCTGGCGGATGCGATTGAGATGCTGGTAGAGCGGCGGCAGGACAGCCTGTCATCTGACCGGGGGCCAAAGAACCCCTATTGA
- a CDS encoding alpha/beta fold hydrolase, whose amino-acid sequence MSLLAAIFLLVLILAVGLPVFLYIWTQRLARMGENLVPQAGEVIPVRGGGIHYVEMGNPRKQTLVMIHGLSGQLQHFTYALAQDLARDHHVIALDRPGCGYSPRDHDALADLPEQARMIGEFLDKKGITDAVLVGHSLGGAVSLAIALQRPREIAALALICPLTHPMDSAAPAFKPLEIRSPRVRRWIGNTLAVPMGKRNAAETLQMVFAPESCPEDFLEKAGGALGLRPQAFVTASADLVWAEQSIRDQASQYAHLSTPGGILFGAQDPIVSAHDHGASMKKYGLSHQVLEGRGHMIPITDPEACSEFIRSISVMARIPATLVK is encoded by the coding sequence ATGTCCCTACTTGCTGCGATCTTTCTGTTGGTTCTGATCCTTGCGGTCGGGCTGCCGGTCTTTTTGTACATCTGGACCCAAAGGCTGGCCCGCATGGGTGAAAACCTTGTGCCCCAGGCAGGCGAGGTCATCCCCGTTCGTGGCGGCGGCATTCATTATGTCGAGATGGGCAATCCCCGCAAGCAGACCCTGGTCATGATCCACGGGCTGTCAGGGCAATTGCAGCATTTCACCTATGCGCTGGCTCAAGACCTGGCGCGGGACCATCACGTGATCGCGCTAGATCGTCCTGGCTGTGGCTACTCGCCCCGCGATCACGATGCGCTGGCGGATTTGCCTGAACAAGCACGTATGATCGGAGAGTTTCTGGACAAGAAAGGCATCACGGATGCTGTCCTGGTCGGGCATTCCTTGGGGGGCGCTGTGTCGTTGGCAATTGCGCTGCAACGGCCCCGAGAGATCGCAGCGCTCGCACTCATCTGCCCGCTCACCCATCCGATGGACAGCGCCGCACCTGCGTTCAAACCGTTGGAGATCCGCTCGCCGCGTGTGCGCCGCTGGATCGGTAATACGCTTGCGGTTCCGATGGGCAAACGCAATGCGGCCGAAACATTGCAGATGGTCTTCGCCCCTGAAAGCTGTCCAGAGGATTTCCTGGAAAAGGCTGGCGGTGCATTGGGATTGCGCCCGCAGGCCTTTGTCACGGCCTCGGCTGATCTAGTCTGGGCCGAGCAATCGATCCGAGACCAAGCCAGCCAGTATGCGCACCTCAGCACCCCCGGTGGTATTCTGTTCGGGGCTCAAGACCCAATCGTTTCAGCACACGACCACGGTGCGTCGATGAAGAAGTATGGGCTGAGCCATCAGGTCCTCGAGGGACGCGGCCATATGATCCCGATCACCGACCCCGAAGCCTGCTCGGAGTTTATTCGCAGCATTTCCGTGATGGCTCGTATTCCAGCCACCTTGGTAAAGTGA